The Trichocoleus sp. FACHB-46 region ATCCAGTGTTTCGGTTTGCTGCACGGTTAAATCATCCCGACTCGGCTGAACCACGGGCGATCGCATCCCTGTCTTCAACACATAGATGATGGTTCCAGGGTTATTAGCTCGCAATGGGGTAGAAATGGCACAGCCGTTCTCGAAAGGTGGGGGTAAGGTCTGGATCGGGCTTTCAGAGAAACTTGTGAGGGTTTGGCACTGAGCGGTTTTCGGTGTGGGTGACTGCTTCGGCTGAGGGATGCCTGTGTCCACCGCCACAGAGCTAGCGATTAGTAGTCCAAGTGAAAGCGCGATCGCAGGAAGTTTCACCATTTTGAGTATTCTCCTCAAGCCAGAGGCATCACGTTTCTCTAAGCTAGGCAAACTTAGCGATGGGTTAGGGATGGTTACGAATTCTGAAACTGGTAGTACAAGGGATAGGCAAGCTTTGGGGTTGGCTATGGTTCCCCTGACTCGCAAACCAAAACTTGAATAGGTCGCTCCACCACGATCGCGGTAGCAATTGGCTTTTGACGGACACGGAGTAAGCCCAGATGCAACTGCTGTAAGCAGCTCAAAATTTGTTGGCGACGGGAATGGCAGGTGAGAGCTCTCCAGTCAGCGGATTACTCAGTTGATGAGCGATCGCGCTTTATGCTGCACAGTTTTTGCCTATTTTGGCTATCTAGCCATCTCTCTTGAATTCTGCTGAAGCTAAGATTGGTGTGTGAAGTAGAGAGGGTCAGTCTACCGTGTCTTACGGCCATAGTTTAAGATAGGCAACAAGAGCTTTGAATACCTCTGTACTAGCTAGGCAAAGAACAACTTTACTAAAAAAGAATTTCTGGAAAAAAAGGAATTCGTAATTATTTATACCTTGAAACCCCTTAGAAGGTTATGACTGAGTCCAAGAATAAACTCAAGCCTGGTTTAGAACGGCGAGAAATCGAGAAAGTGCTTGAATCATTTTTAGATCTAAAAAGCGAAGACAAAGTACTTGCTATAAAAGGAGACTGGGGAGTTGGGAAAACTCATTTAGTAAAAGAATTTTTACGAAAAAACGAAAAGGAATATTACTATGACTCTGTTTTTGGAGTCTCATCTGTTGATGAATTGAAAATGAAATTGCTAAGTAATTTTCAGCCAGTCTTCAAAAAAGAAGAGAATGGTTTTTTGGGCAAGCTCACTCTTGGGAGAAGTGTAAAATATACAAAAGAAAACTCAGAAATTATAGGAAAAATAATAGAAAAAGCTCCTATGATAGGAGGAATTGTAAGTGCAGTCACCTCATCAGGAATATCGCTAATAAGTAATATTATTATCAGCAAACTACTTAAAGGACAATTGGTTTGTATAGATGATATTGAAAGGAAATCAGAAAAACTTCAGTTAGATGAGTTACTAGGTTTTATCGAAAGTCTAGTTGAAGATCAGAAATGCAAAGTTATTTTGATTTATTATGAAGATAGGATTTATGAGGATGCTAAAGTTAAGAAGATTCTAGAAGAATATCGGGAAAAGGTGATTGATATTGAAATAAAATTCCAACCAAGTGTGGATGAAAATTTTTATATAGCTTTTGGTGAAAATGATCCTGATGAAAAGTTTATTTTAGATTATTTAACGAGAGAGGGCATTCAGACAAATAATATCCGCGTCCTTAAAAAATTACAATGGAATTTAAAGAATCTTAGACCTTACATGGAAAATTATGGAATTTAAAGAATCTTAGACCTTACATGGAAAATTTCTTACCTATAATTAAGTATCAAATAGTTCAGGAGATCATCTTTATCTCACTATCAAAACTAGACAAAAAATTTCCTGTTAATTTAAATAAGTTATTGTCTTTAGGTGATTATTCGAAAATATTGACTGGTAAAGTAGACGAAGATAAAAATCTCTATCTTGCAGCAGTGAACCTTGGTTATTCGGGATCTTCAATAAGCGATGAAATAATTAACTTGGTTGAAACATCTATATGTGATTATATGAATTTTGCCAAGGCAGGCAAGCAGCTTAATGATAGGGAAGAGAATGAGAAAATTAGAGAGCGACTAAGTAAAGCATATGCTCCCTATTCTGAATCCTTTGGTTCCTTAGAAGAAGAGCTTTGTAAAAACTTTAGAGAATTTCTCGATAAATATTGCCTTTCCATAGGCTTACGGGAGCTTGGAGAAGTTGAAGAGATTGCAAAAGCTATTCATTTGGATTTATCTAATTATA contains the following coding sequences:
- a CDS encoding P-loop NTPase fold protein; its protein translation is MTESKNKLKPGLERREIEKVLESFLDLKSEDKVLAIKGDWGVGKTHLVKEFLRKNEKEYYYDSVFGVSSVDELKMKLLSNFQPVFKKEENGFLGKLTLGRSVKYTKENSEIIGKIIEKAPMIGGIVSAVTSSGISLISNIIISKLLKGQLVCIDDIERKSEKLQLDELLGFIESLVEDQKCKVILIYYEDRIYEDAKVKKILEEYREKVIDIEIKFQPSVDENFYIAFGENDPDEKFILDYLTREGIQTNNIRVLKKLQWNLKNLRPYMENYGI